ATGGATGTTAaaagatatgtttttttttaaatcttggTTTAAGTTTGATTAATCAGTCAAATCATTTATAGGAAAAGGCGAAATTTGGGATTTTGCTTTTAGTCACTGGACTAACATCCTGTCACTATCCTTGAATATTGATTCCCTGTTTAAGAAGCCATCCAGATAAATGGTTGTAATCTCTTTGTGATTTTTATCCCTGTCTACACTGTAAGGGATAGAGATATTTTGTGTATATCTATGTAGTCAACCACAGCAAGTTACCTTGCACGGGACTTATTAACATGGTATTGCAGTAAAATTTGGGTAGATTGATGTGCTGATGTTGAGTCCTGTACATTACATATAAGTGTTTAAATTGTGTGTTTCACTTTATTGTGATGATAATGACTATTTTAATGTGACCAATTCTTACAGGGAGTAAAAGTAGAACCAGATTCAGGTGCAGCTTCTACTGAATTGGCCCCCGTCACATTCTCCCCGACAATGTTAGTATTCAAGTAGTAATTTTGCATTGTTACACgattaacacaaaataaatactctGTTAATAGGatctctttttttaatgttctgTCTGTACATGAGCAATTGATCTTGACAGACCGTTTAATTTTAGTGAAATATCGAactgttaattaaattaaagatcacatttttaataatttgttgcatacaataacaattaaaaaggGAACATCATTAAGCCCATATTCATATGACCAAGTCTtctgactattggctctgtttacaccATTAGGGACTATGACGTATATAATCTCATTATGACTgagtaattataatataaaatttccgaaataacatttaatttcagaGAGAAATCGGCTAAGTATGCTTCGAGAGGGAACCAGGGTACTGTTGTCCACTCATATGGGGATGAAAAGGTTTTAGAAGATATATCACACACAAACAGTCTCACTGATGTTCTGAATCTCACCTTCTCACAGATCCCAAATGCAGATGGCGAAGTTTATGCTAGGGCaatgtaagttaaaaaaatataaataaagaaaaaatatccatACTTATACTAATCCATACAATAATGTGTACTTTTCACACGGGTGCGGTCGTAGGCAAAAGCTAGTGTGCATATAAATTTACCACGATTGAAAAGTTTCCACTTATATTCAAAAACATGATTATGTATTTCATCTTGATGTACATATGAAAGGTTCATAGAAAAGCGTTCAATTTTAGGTTTGGCTTTGAACTGCTCCACGAGAAAGCAAGTGTATATGACAACCATATACAATTATTATCCCAATATATAATGGAAAAAGCGGGCATCACAAATACTGAATCAACTAGGCATAAAACACAGGTAGGTAAATGAAATAAGATTATTTATGTTCACCAGGATAATCAGATCAAATCCAGACAAACagatcttattttttttattaaagaattgtACAAACGTTCtatgaaaattcaaattgaaggtccttaaaatagaaaaataaaataaaatataacttgaaGTATGGATGTGTGGATGATGTCTGTTAAAATTTGGTACATATTGGTATATTATTGATATATcaaaagtacttacattttatcccgaaaaTCCCAATGAAGCGAAGCCTCTGGGCGCAGCAagattaatacaaaaaaaaaaacatttgtaagCTATTTACCTAAAGATTGGctattaaaattgatatatGAAGAAATGTAGTTTAGTCTGCTTACCGCATTCTCTGATTTTATTCCAGACAGATGTGTGGGTGGCCGGTCAAATACAATGCGACGCGGATGCTAGGCTCAATCCAAAGTCTGTGGTGCTCCAGGGCACATGGGAGGAGTCACTAAGCCAATCAGTACCCGTCGACCTTGACGAGTAATTACagtttctttaataatttcttcacattaataatacatttcgaatctaattaaacatattttatctaaCATATAGGTTGGTACAGGTGCAAATTTCCCTTtaaatgtacattagtttgattgctaacgGTAACCAAATGtgcaaataatatatacagttTTGTGCTTTCATCGACCTCtgatttattcttaaaataagaTTGAAATCTGCTGCAATTTGTATTAAgttgtatttgtattatttgagTAAGCTTTGGCAATTAACGACATTTCTGCAAAGTAGGGCTGCAAATTGCTATGTAAAACTAGAATGAGCAAGGTCTAGACAGTCATATGAAGGCTATTGTCTCTCTTTGTCTAATGTAAAATACAACAGATCACTAGTAGGCACATATaatctatattatattattaacaacacttttttttctattccttTGCAACTTGTCAAGGTCATATTCTTTATGTTTTACAGGCTAAAACAGTACTCCCTGTTTCCTGGCCAAGTGGTTTTGATGCGCGGTATAAATCCACGCGGTGACAAGTTCATAGCGCGCGAAGTGTTGTGCGACGGATCCACTCCTCCGCCCGACCCTCAATTATGGGATACTTTAGAAGGTTTGTTCTTGATATTCTTGACAAGAATGCACCTGAGGGACTACACTACGGAAAGCAGAATCCGGTACATAGCGGCGGGAAcaagttttattgttatacagCAATATACaatgacaaacaaacagattacttacaaacagctgaacgtcgcctatcagtattttcaagactgttggctctgtctactccactagggatattgacgtgataatttgtatgtatgtatgttttctatGTAGCAACAAagcgtgatttatttatatgtacatatgtatgatgtCCTAATGGGGCAAAGGGCAGTCACTATGACGTCTCACTTTTTCCTTATAACATATCTGAAACCCATATCTTGATTAGGAAAAATGTCTTTATTGCTGCAGGTAAATTATCAATGGTGATAGCAGCCGGCCCATACACAACATCAGATAATCTACTGTATGAACCTCTGAAGGATCTCGTCTTGTACATCGCCGAGCACAAGCCCCATGTCGTAATACTTACGGGGCCTTTCTTAGACTCTGAACATTCCAAAGTAAAGGATAACTCTATAGCTGAgacatacaaatcttttttcgAGAAGCTTGTGGACAGTTTAGCTGAACTGCAGAGTTCTACGTAAGTGAATTCTtggatcttttttttattattacccaCAGTAACTTGTACTTTCATTAACCTTTTGTATCTCATCAtccaattttatcaatatcttAATTGCATCCTTCAGGTCACTGTATCTCGAACTTTGTTCTGATTTCTGAtgatatgaaaatgaaaaaaataaggaaCAACATGTTAGTTTAGGATTAAGTAGATATACACATAGTAGTAGTATATCAAGGTAGCTTTCGTAAAAACCACTCAATTGTAGAAGTTTAACATAAGATGAATGATCAAAAGTAACAAAATGataataagttaatatttaattcattggGTTATTTTCCAAATGGTTAAATTTCCATTAAACCACTGATGTAACTCAATGTGGTAGTGACTTCTAAAATAATGCTTTAGTGTAGTTTTTTTCCGCCGCTGTTTCACTTGTGCTTTAGAAGCagtagtaaattaaaatacatataaattgttttgacGTCAGTGAAccttgtatcctattttatgataatatcCTATTTCCAGACCAAACACACACATCTTCATAGTGTCAAGCCTGAAGGACGCGTTTCACGTGAACATATTCCCCACGCCTCCGTACTCCACGCGCCGCAAGCATCCCAACATACATTTTGTGCCGGACCCGTGCAATCTGAAAATCAATGGCGTGATCGTAGCCGTCACTAGCACGGATGTTTTGATGCATATCAGCCAGGAAGAGATATCTTTGTAAGTTatagattaaattatttttttattacaagcaACATTACATAATTACTTGATTTAggcataacataaaaaaaaatttgtagatTATTGTCCCTTAAGCgagatattaaaaacaacagAGTTGGAGATCCAATGATCTCGGTAAGACtttttaatgatggaattgagatttctcTTTGACTGTCACAACCTTTGCTATGAAGTGAGGAAACGAGCTGACCTCTGCAgctgaaatacattttttttgctaCCAAAAACCCGAATGCTGGTCTGGTTTCAttcatgtgtgtgtgtgtgtgtgacattcatttgttttacatCCTATAAAAGTTTGGCTGAACAAGAATAATTTTGTCTTTACAAAATGATGACTAAActagaatttaatttgtataggGGCACAACCGGCGACAAGCAGTCTCGCCTCGCGGCGCACATCCTGTGGCAGCGCGGCCACTACCCGCTGCTGGGCGCCGCGCTCAGCGCCGACGCCATGCTGTGGTCGGTGCACGCGCAGCTCAATGTCACGCCGCATGTGCTCGTGCTGCCGTCTAACTTCAGATACTTTATCAAGGTGGGTGATATAAAGTGGACTTAGTTATGTAATTGTtgcattgattatttttaaattttgattttttattttcgttgaGGAAGTAGAATAGCACCCCCATATTTTCCTGTGAGTATCTTAAGAGGCGATTGAGACATTAAGCGGAAGGTGCCGCTGTACGTTGGTGAGAGTTATGCTGATATGACAAAATAGTCCAGATTCTGGACTATTTTGTCATATCAGCATAATTCTCCAAAATCCATAGATACTGCGGTTACCAACCCGACAATCCAGCGTGGTGACTATAGGTAAAATCCCTCCATTTCTGGAAGGCCTCCGTCCAATCATGGACTTTTATGAGCTTTAAAGGTAAGGATGTAgatcttttataattattccaGGGTTAAATTCGTGGGCaattttttaagactgattaaatttaagtgtATAATGTTgttgtttgtgtttttgtgttgttttttatttttattatctttttatgcTTCCCaccatatatgtacatacaaataaataaatacgggacaaattacactgatgagttagcctcaaagtaagttcgagacttaagTTACACACAAAGACAAATAATGGgggatttatgaaaataatattgctaATGAACACTTTCTCCTGGAGAACCCTTAACCACTATGCAAACGAAAGTCTCGCAATAGATATAGTCGGCATttagcaatttattttttcttatgaaCAGACGTAAAAGTTTCTAAAACATTCAGATATTCAACCTACGGTATTCcaacataattttacttttttctttattccaGGAAGTGGAAGGCTGCGTGATAATGAATCCTGAGCACCTGACGAAAGGCCTCACTGGTGGCACCTTCGCCAGACTTCTCATTACTGGCGACGGTGATAGTCTAAAAATCGGGGCACAAATTGTACGCATTTAAATAGGAATTATAAATAGGAATTAAACAGTATTTTTGCATTACCATcgcattttattgttataaaaataattttataaaagttattatcaCTTGTCTCAATGACATTAAAGATTGGCAGCGTTTggtatttgtttgaaaaatcataaacaaaataccattcacattattatttatacccTGCAACGAATGTAATGTTCCAagttcaaaataagtaagataCAATTTATTCAATAGGAATATTTCACTGTAAGAAATATAAGAATGTTGAACCATAGATTTTATCACAGAGATAGGAGCAACTTTGTTATTGATAGACTTCAACTGTGTTTTTGACTGTAGACTGTATACATATACTATGCCACATAGATAGGATCCCCAAGGGCTACAAGTCCGCCAGGCCCGGACCGCAGCGCCATCTGCACGCCCATCCGAGGAGAGTTGCCCGCGCTACGCCGCGCCGCTGGATCTGTCATCTGCCGGTAGCTGAAACAttccatttatattttttttaaatctttactCCAACCCTGGCACATCAAGTTCCAAGTTAGACAGAAAGTAACTCGAGACTTTTGTGTTGTAAATGATTTCTGTAGTTGAAGTGGGAAGAACAGTACTTACGTTTTCAGTGTTTCCAGAGGGTCCGCCTTTGCATCCCGTACTCCTGTTTCTGGGTCGATTGTAGTCAAAATGCACCtgaaaattaagaatttcggtcaacttaatatttttgttaaacaaTCACTATTTGTTGATTGCTATAACTTCCATCAATGGAAGATACtctattttagatttttttcgaAGTAAGATAAAAGGTATCCTACCGCTTACCGCCATCAACCTAACTAAGTATAGTTATATAAACAACTGCTTTCTAAAgcgtagaagaagcggcgatACAAACTACAACGCAGCATTTTCACTgaacgtcaatttacaaatatagatctattaaattaaatattttttataatagttatTACTAATGAATACACATTGTCttcatttaaagaaaaaatatgtattgccGTTCCATGACTCACCTAAAGCACGGTTTGATAATCTCAAACACGTTGTCGCCAATCTTGACGAACTTCCAGTTGTCTTCGTCGTAGGCCTTCCCGCCTTCCAGCACGAAGTTAGGTCTAAAATTGCGGTGCGTCACCTTCGTCTCCTTCAGTTTAGTGTTGAGGTCTTCAACGGACGCGTCGTTGATGAGGTTGAAAGGCACCTCGTCGGGTAAGGCGCCCTAGGAATGAAGAATATTGTTTGGACTTTTGGTAGCGAATGCTAAGGAAATCCGTAAAAcataactaatataataaaacaataatacatacaacaGAAATGCCATAATTGTATTTGAAACTATACGAAATATGCGGCGGCTTTGAAAATGTGTTGTCGTCTTGCATCATATACGCGGAAATAATATTGG
The sequence above is drawn from the Amyelois transitella isolate CPQ chromosome 18, ilAmyTran1.1, whole genome shotgun sequence genome and encodes:
- the LOC106136175 gene encoding DNA polymerase alpha subunit B isoform X3, whose amino-acid sequence is MAATPKGVKVEPDSGAASTELAPVTFSPTIEKSAKYASRGNQGTVVHSYGDEKVLEDISHTNSLTDVLNLTFSQIPNADGEVYARAMFGFELLHEKASVYDNHIQLLSQYIMEKAGITNTESTRHKTQTDVWVAGQIQCDADARLNPKSVVLQGTWEESLSQSVPVDLDELKQYSLFPGQVVLMRGINPRGDKFIAREVLCDGSTPPPDPQLWDTLEGKLSMVIAAGPYTTSDNLLYEPLKDLVLYIAEHKPHVVILTGPFLDSEHSKVKDNSIAETYKSFFEKLVDSLAELQSSTPNTHIFIVSSLKDAFHVNIFPTPPYSTRRKHPNIHFVPDPCNLKINGVIVAVTSTDVLMHISQEEISLGTTGDKQSRLAAHILWQRGHYPLLGAALSADAMLWSVHAQLNVTPHVLVLPSNFRYFIKEVEGCVIMNPEHLTKGLTGGTFARLLITGDGDSLKIGAQIVRI
- the LOC106136175 gene encoding DNA polymerase alpha subunit B isoform X2, with the translated sequence MLKRKLQQNEFSKRAVERPNAPAKEASRSIGSSLTVYGAPVTNQSDNTVLSNYMAATPKGVKVEPDSGAASTELAPVTFSPTIEKSAKYASRGNQGTVVHSYGDEKVLEDISHTNSLTDVLNLTFSQIPNADGEVYARAMFGFELLHEKASVYDNHIQLLSQYIMEKAGITNTESTRHKTQTDVWVAGQIQCDADARLNPKSVVLQGTWEESLSQSVPVDLDELKQYSLFPGQVVLMRGINPRGDKFIAREVLCDGSTPPPDPQLWDTLEGKLSMVIAAGPYTTSDNLLYEPLKDLVLYIAEHKPHVVILTGPFLDSEHSKVKDNSIAETYKSFFEKLVDSLAELQSSTPNTHIFIVSSLKDAFHVNIFPTPPYSTRRKHPNIHFVPDPCNLKINGVIVAVTSTDVLMHISQEEISLGTTGDKQSRLAAHILWQRGHYPLLGAALSADAMLWSVHAQLNVTPHVLVLPSNFRYFIKEVEGCVIMNPEHLTKGLTGGTFARLLITGDGDSLKIGAQIVRI
- the LOC106136175 gene encoding DNA polymerase alpha subunit B isoform X1, with amino-acid sequence MASEELVTEQFQLLGIDVEKEVATKCASLCEENCVDAETLTEKWVAFSLNHLNGASPTLENLELLARKEFSKRAVERPNAPAKEASRSIGSSLTVYGAPVTNQSDNTVLSNYMAATPKGVKVEPDSGAASTELAPVTFSPTIEKSAKYASRGNQGTVVHSYGDEKVLEDISHTNSLTDVLNLTFSQIPNADGEVYARAMFGFELLHEKASVYDNHIQLLSQYIMEKAGITNTESTRHKTQTDVWVAGQIQCDADARLNPKSVVLQGTWEESLSQSVPVDLDELKQYSLFPGQVVLMRGINPRGDKFIAREVLCDGSTPPPDPQLWDTLEGKLSMVIAAGPYTTSDNLLYEPLKDLVLYIAEHKPHVVILTGPFLDSEHSKVKDNSIAETYKSFFEKLVDSLAELQSSTPNTHIFIVSSLKDAFHVNIFPTPPYSTRRKHPNIHFVPDPCNLKINGVIVAVTSTDVLMHISQEEISLGTTGDKQSRLAAHILWQRGHYPLLGAALSADAMLWSVHAQLNVTPHVLVLPSNFRYFIKEVEGCVIMNPEHLTKGLTGGTFARLLITGDGDSLKIGAQIVRI